CGCCGCGACGAGCCGGTCGATCGCCGGCGACGTCTTCACGCCGAGCCGCCGAAGAGCTTGCCGAGCGCGTCTCCGAGGCCGCCGCCGAGCGCTCCTCCGAGCCCGCCCGAGGCGCGCTCGAGCTCTTCGCGCGCCACGCGCTGGGCGTTCGCGAGCGCGGCGTTCACGGCCGCGGCGCACAGGTCGCCGAGCATGTGCGCGTCGCCGGTCGCGAGCATCTGCGGCTCGATCTCGACGGCGTGGACGCGCAGCTGTCCGTCGACGACGGCGCGCACCATGCCGCCACCCGCGGTTCCCTCGATGCGTCGGTTCGCGAGGTCGCGCTGCAC
This genomic interval from Myxococcota bacterium contains the following:
- a CDS encoding YbaB/EbfC family nucleoid-associated protein; this encodes MSAPDLGKLLASAREMQSRLAEVQRDLANRRIEGTAGGGMVRAVVDGQLRVHAVEIEPQMLATGDAHMLGDLCAAAVNAALANAQRVAREELERASGGLGGALGGGLGDALGKLFGGSA